A single window of Raphanus sativus cultivar WK10039 unplaced genomic scaffold, ASM80110v3 Scaffold0432, whole genome shotgun sequence DNA harbors:
- the LOC108862178 gene encoding putative non-specific lipid-transfer protein 14 isoform X1 — protein MKRLFSPVVLVSLFLSLSSAICSATVENAADCVAVGTLISSCTEFVNYGYPDPVPGSSCCDAMTVLGTYSDSSDKRRWLCNCFIDLISVYNSNATAISTLSGFCGIVLGFTIDPNTDCNFEEGKGQDFGCGSN, from the exons ATGAAGAGATTATTCTCTCCAGTAGTGTTGGTGTCTCTCTTCTTATCACTCTCATCAGCTATATGTTCAGCCACCGTTGAAAACGCGGCGGACTGTGTAGCCGTCGGAACGCTGATATCCTCCTGCACTGAGTTTGTGAATTACGGCTACCCGGATCCTGTACCCGGTTCAAGCTGCTGCGACGCGATGACAGTCCTCGGAACTTACTCTGATTCTTCTGACAAGAGACGCTGGCTCTGTAACTGCTTCATTGATCTCATCAGTGTCTATAACTCAAACGCCACCGCCATCTCTACCTTGTCTGGCTTCTGCGGCATCGTTTTGGGCTTCACCATCGACCCTAACACCGACTGCAACTT TGAAGAAGGCAAGGGACAAGACTTTGGTTGTGGATCAAACTGA
- the LOC130502191 gene encoding protein IQ-DOMAIN 23-like — translation MGFFGRLFGSKKQDSSTNRRRWSFATRSSKPAASSSSSKRRSYPSAEASSVNEEENGDKHAIAVAAATAAVAEAALAAAHAAAEVVRLTSGTGGRNGGGSSNRRWAQEYLAAVKIQSAFRGYLARRALRALKALVKLQALVRGHIVRKQTADMFRRMQTLVRLQAQARTRASRSSHSSASFHSSTALLFPSSTPSPRSLHTRSLSNAEAIPMDHHRGSSKRVDWQTEEDVDKILEVDTWKPRLHHHPKPLRSERNNESPRKRQQSLLAPRSTENSPQVGSSGSRRRTPFTPTTTRSEYSWGCSNYYYSGYHPNYMANTESYKAKVRSQSAPKQRLEVSNETSGYKKSVQGQYYYYTAVAEESLDVGSPGYYGGEGGGGGGGSERLNRNQSEKTRMRSSFLV, via the exons ATGGGCTTTTTCGGGAGACTTTTCGGGAGTAAGAAGCAGGACTCGTCGACCAACAGACGGAGGTGGAGCTTCGCCACCAGATCTTCCAAACCGGCGGCTTCTTCAAGCTCAAGCAAGAGACGCTCGTATCCGTCGGCGGAAGCTTCGTCGGTGAATGAGGAGGAAAACGGCGACAAACATGCGATAGCCGTAGCAGCTGCGACCGCCGCGGTGGCGGAAGCTGCTCTAGCTGCTGCTCATGCTGCGGCGGAGGTTGTGAGACTCACGAGCGGAACCGGCGGGAGAAACGGCGGAGGGAGTAGTAACCGTCGGTGGGCTCAGGAGTATTTAGCGGCGGTGAAGATTCAATCTGCTTTCCGTGGTTATCTG GCGAGGAGAGCACTAAGAGCACTAAAGGCACTAGTGAAGCTTCAAGCATTAGTGAGAGGACACATAGTGAGAAAGCAAACTGCAGATATGTTTCGAAGGATGCAGACTCTGGTCCGTCTCCAAGCACAAGCTCGTACACGAGCCTCACGTTCCTCTCACTCCTCTGCTTCATTCCACTCCTCAACCGCTCTACTCTTCCCTTCTTCCACTCCTTCTCCTCGTTCCCTCCACACCCGCTCCCTTTCAAACGCCGAAGCCATCCCTATGGACCACCACCGCGGCAGCTCCAAACGCGTGGATTGGCAAACCGAGGAAGACGTGGACAAGATCCTAGAAGTCGACACTTGGAAGCCACGTCTACATCATCATCCTAAGCCGCTACGTTCGGAGAGAAACAACGAGTCTCCGAGGAAAAGACAGCAGTCTCTATTGGCTCCGAGAAGTACAGAGAATAGTCCTCAAGTTGGGTCTAGTGGCTCGAGGAGAAGAACCCCGTTTACGCCCACGACGACAAGAAGCGAGTATTCTTGGGGGTGTAGTAACTATTACTACTCGGGTTATCACCCGAACTACATGGCTAACACGGAGTCTTACAAAGCTAAAGTCCGGTCACAAAGCGCGCCGAAGCAGAGACTTGAGGTCTCTAACGAGACCAGTGGATACAAGAAGTCTGTTCAGGGACAGTATTATTACTACACGGCGGTTGCGGAGGAGAGTTTGGACGTTGGAAGCCCTGGTTACTacggaggagaaggaggaggaggaggaggaggttctgAACGATTGAATCGGAACCAGAGCGAGAAGACAAGGATGCGTTCTTCGTTTCTTGTTTag
- the LOC108858768 gene encoding uncharacterized protein LOC108858768 isoform X2: MNLNHLTRTHVASKLQKYRKFWKKVKDESAEKARKAMISNTRSSCYINPQRSYNYKTSLSNKNLCNHQRGYGLGQYNHTMNNNAGFHGSVNFMNRRPTNNSQTVSNFLPRRGSLGVLNGIKEEMGSMSGTSQESQAHKFGQYGTTSGVLGMNSNLSTGTMGSNYAGIRIGEKGDVFGPDGLRVYVKENASLGGMRVTGNDNGSLGGIRLHATSNGSFGGARVQGNSNYGKVHGTSNVSLGGTRVQGNDIGFLNEIRVHGTSSGSLGGTRVQGNDNGFLDEIRVHGNRNGSFGEIRVHGNDSFGGLRVNSTDNGNGSLDRVIVHGNSNVNGSLGGINVHGTGNGSLGGIQVHGNASLGENLSGMNWNFNNNNMMSNHGSSTGRFPSALSSFFDNKDQSHNYLKAQTSGVVPVLENPIISNNYHGINEFYPDTINSEFDHNQQGKATGENPEVPTAYPLENLSNGNYNEETLNTVAPNSEMYFPTDQNMIITNQEYGVEDLMELPLSFDQDCDDENSLKFLLEDDMN; the protein is encoded by the exons ATGAACCTGAACCACTTAACAAGAACACATGTAGCCAGCAAATTACAG AAGTACAGAAAGTTTTGGAAAAAAGTTAAGGATGAGAGCGCAGAAAAGGCAAGAAAAGCTATGATCTCCAACACTCGATCATCATGCTACATCAACCCACAACGCTCTTACAACTACAAGACAAGCCTAAGCAACAAGAATCTTTGCAATCACCAACGTGGCTATGGTCTTGGTCAATATAACCACACGATGAACAACAATGCTGGTTTTCATGGCTCTGTCAACTTCATGAACCGTAGACCCACCAACAATTCTCAAACAGTATCCAACTTTTTGCCTAGGAGAGGCAGCCTTGGGGTTTTGAATGGAATAAAAGAGGAAATGGGAAGCATGTCTGGAACATCTCAAGAGTCCCAAGCTCATAAGTTTGGACAATATGGTACAACAAGCGGTGTTTTGGGTATGAACTCTAATCTTAGTACTGGAACAATGGGTAGTAATTACGCTGGGATCAGAATAGGTGAGAAGGGAGATGTATTTGGACCTGATGGACTAAGAGTTTATGTCAAAGAGAATGCGTCTCTTGGTGGAATGAGAGTTACTGGTAATGATAATGGTTCTCTTGGTGGGATAAGACTTCATGCTACTAGTAATGGTTCTTTTGGTGGAGCAAGAGTTCAAGGTAATAGTAATTATGGCAAAGTCCATGGTACTAGTAATGTCTCTTTAGGTGGAACAAGAGTTCAAGGTAATGATATTGGCTTTCTTAATGAAATAAGAGTCCATGGTACTAGTAGTGGATCTCTAGGTGGAACAAGAGTTCAAGGTAATGATAATGGTTTTCTTGATGAAATACGAGTCCATGGTAATCGTAATGGTTCTTTTGGTGAGATAAGAGTTCACGGTAATGACTCTTTTGGTGGACTAAGAGTTAATAGTACCGATAATGGTAATGGCTCTCTTGATAGAGTTATAGTTCATGGTAATAGCAATGTTAATGGCTCCCTTGGTGGAATCAATGTTCATGGTACTGGTAATGGTTCTCTTGGTGGGATACAAGTTCATGGTAATGCATCTCTTGGTGAAAATTTGAGTGGCATGAACTGGaacttcaacaacaacaacatgatgAGTAACCATGGAAGTTCAACTGGAAGGTTTCCTTCTGCATTGTCATCGTTCTTTGACAATAAGGATCAGTCACATAACTACTTGAAAGCTCAAACCAGTGGTGTGGTTCCTGTTCTAGAGAATCCAATAATATCTAATAATTATCATGGCATCAACGAGTTTTATCCGGATACAATTAACTCGGAGTTTGATCATAATCAG CAAGGTAAAGCGACTGGTGAAAATCCTGAGGTGCCTACCGCTTATCCTCTTGAAAACCTAAGTAAC GGTAACTATAATGAAGAAACATTGAACACTGTTGCTCCTAATTCGGAAATGTATTTTCCTACTGATCAGAATATGATCATTACAAATCAG GAATATGGTGTTGAAGATTTGATGGAACTCCCATTGTCATTCGATCAG GATTGTGACGATGAAAACTCCCTGAAGTTTTTACTCGAGGATGACatgaactaa
- the LOC108858768 gene encoding uncharacterized protein LOC108858768 isoform X1: MNLNHLTRTHVASKLQKYRKFWKKVKDESAEKARKAMISNTRSSCYINPQRSYNYKTSLSNKNLCNHQRGYGLGQYNHTMNNNAGFHGSVNFMNRRPTNNSQTVSNFLPRRGSLGVLNGIKEEMGSMSGTSQESQAHKFGQYGTTSGVLGMNSNLSTGTMGSNYAGIRIGEKGDVFGPDGLRVYVKENASLGGMRVTGNDNGSLGGIRLHATSNGSFGGARVQGNSNYGKVHGTSNVSLGGTRVQGNDIGFLNEIRVHGTSSGSLGGTRVQGNDNGFLDEIRVHGNRNGSFGEIRVHGNDSFGGLRVNSTDNGNGSLDRVIVHGNSNVNGSLGGINVHGTGNGSLGGIQVHGNASLGENLSGMNWNFNNNNMMSNHGSSTGRFPSALSSFFDNKDQSHNYLKAQTSGVVPVLENPIISNNYHGINEFYPDTINSEFDHNQQQGKATGENPEVPTAYPLENLSNGNYNEETLNTVAPNSEMYFPTDQNMIITNQEYGVEDLMELPLSFDQDCDDENSLKFLLEDDMN; this comes from the exons ATGAACCTGAACCACTTAACAAGAACACATGTAGCCAGCAAATTACAG AAGTACAGAAAGTTTTGGAAAAAAGTTAAGGATGAGAGCGCAGAAAAGGCAAGAAAAGCTATGATCTCCAACACTCGATCATCATGCTACATCAACCCACAACGCTCTTACAACTACAAGACAAGCCTAAGCAACAAGAATCTTTGCAATCACCAACGTGGCTATGGTCTTGGTCAATATAACCACACGATGAACAACAATGCTGGTTTTCATGGCTCTGTCAACTTCATGAACCGTAGACCCACCAACAATTCTCAAACAGTATCCAACTTTTTGCCTAGGAGAGGCAGCCTTGGGGTTTTGAATGGAATAAAAGAGGAAATGGGAAGCATGTCTGGAACATCTCAAGAGTCCCAAGCTCATAAGTTTGGACAATATGGTACAACAAGCGGTGTTTTGGGTATGAACTCTAATCTTAGTACTGGAACAATGGGTAGTAATTACGCTGGGATCAGAATAGGTGAGAAGGGAGATGTATTTGGACCTGATGGACTAAGAGTTTATGTCAAAGAGAATGCGTCTCTTGGTGGAATGAGAGTTACTGGTAATGATAATGGTTCTCTTGGTGGGATAAGACTTCATGCTACTAGTAATGGTTCTTTTGGTGGAGCAAGAGTTCAAGGTAATAGTAATTATGGCAAAGTCCATGGTACTAGTAATGTCTCTTTAGGTGGAACAAGAGTTCAAGGTAATGATATTGGCTTTCTTAATGAAATAAGAGTCCATGGTACTAGTAGTGGATCTCTAGGTGGAACAAGAGTTCAAGGTAATGATAATGGTTTTCTTGATGAAATACGAGTCCATGGTAATCGTAATGGTTCTTTTGGTGAGATAAGAGTTCACGGTAATGACTCTTTTGGTGGACTAAGAGTTAATAGTACCGATAATGGTAATGGCTCTCTTGATAGAGTTATAGTTCATGGTAATAGCAATGTTAATGGCTCCCTTGGTGGAATCAATGTTCATGGTACTGGTAATGGTTCTCTTGGTGGGATACAAGTTCATGGTAATGCATCTCTTGGTGAAAATTTGAGTGGCATGAACTGGaacttcaacaacaacaacatgatgAGTAACCATGGAAGTTCAACTGGAAGGTTTCCTTCTGCATTGTCATCGTTCTTTGACAATAAGGATCAGTCACATAACTACTTGAAAGCTCAAACCAGTGGTGTGGTTCCTGTTCTAGAGAATCCAATAATATCTAATAATTATCATGGCATCAACGAGTTTTATCCGGATACAATTAACTCGGAGTTTGATCATAATCAG CAGCAAGGTAAAGCGACTGGTGAAAATCCTGAGGTGCCTACCGCTTATCCTCTTGAAAACCTAAGTAAC GGTAACTATAATGAAGAAACATTGAACACTGTTGCTCCTAATTCGGAAATGTATTTTCCTACTGATCAGAATATGATCATTACAAATCAG GAATATGGTGTTGAAGATTTGATGGAACTCCCATTGTCATTCGATCAG GATTGTGACGATGAAAACTCCCTGAAGTTTTTACTCGAGGATGACatgaactaa
- the LOC108863501 gene encoding uncharacterized protein LOC108863501: MSDSRTASSDMTAWCSAVVLLSLILLLSVRENNASDSVRGSQFSEKPCEEIYVVGEGETLHTIGDKCGDPFIVERNPHIHDPDDVFPGLVLRIAPFYFSRKVKHI, encoded by the coding sequence ATGAGCGATTCAAGAACAGCATCTTCTGACATGACCGCTTGGTGTTCTGCTGTTGTGTTGTTGTCTTTGATACTTTTGTTATCAGTTCGTGAGAACAACGCTTCTGATTCGGTTAGAGGGTCTCAATTCTCAGAGAAACCTTGCGAAGAGATTTATGTCGTTGGAGAAGGAGAAACGCTTCACACCATCGGCGATAAATGCGGCGACCCTTTTATAGTTGAGAGAAACCCGCATATCCATGACCCGGATGACGTCTTCCCAGGTCTTGTTCTCAGGATCGCGCCCTTTTACTTCTCCAGGAAAgtgaaacatatataa
- the LOC130502190 gene encoding uncharacterized protein LOC130502190 — protein sequence MARNLRWVVFIVLAVSCLVSTLEASEGDADPLYKSCVDQCQKTGCVGDNCFQHCKFSADGKAIDGPWYMQEPLYLRWKQWDCQSDCQYECMMTREEERKRNGEKPTKYFGKWPLKHVYGIQEPVSVALSALDLAIQFHGWVSYFILVYYNLPLQPNRKPYYEYNGLLHIYAMIVMNSLFWSGVCHSRDVALTERLDYSSATTLAGFSLILAIIRSFSIHDKSAKVMVTAPILVVVATHILYLNFYNLDEGLHRKVISGIGAVELVVWGVWAALTSHPSKWKLRAFFVSSILTMCLRMLDFQPYKGYVDAHALWRAAGIPLSYLWWSFVCDDAVFRTTVLLKKSK from the exons ATGGCGCGAAATCTGAGATGGGTTGTGTTTATTGTACTAGCGGTGTCGTGTCTTGTTTCAACACTGGAAGCGAGTGAAGGAGATGCTGATCCTCTTTACAA GTCATGTGTTGATCAATGTCAGAAAACTGGATGCGTGGGGGACAACTGCTTCCAGCACTGCAAATTCTCAGCCGATGGAAAAGCCATAGACGGTCCATGGTACATGCAAGAGCCACTTTACTTGCGTTGGAAACAATGGGACTGCCAGAGCGATTGCCAGTACGAATGCATGATGacgagagaagaagagaggaaacGTAACGGAGAGAAACCTACAAAGTACTTCGGTAAATGGCCACTCAAACATGTCTATGGAATCCAGGAACCCGTCTCCGTTGCTCTCTCTGCTCTTGACCTAGCCATACAGTTCCATGGATGGGTCTCCTACTTCATCCTCGTTTACTATAACTTGCCTCTCCAGCCTAACCGCAAACCTTACTACGAGTACAACGGTTTATTGCATATCTATGCTATGATCGTAATGAACTCACTCTTCTGGAGTGGTGTCTGTCACAGCAG AGATGTTGCATTGACAGAGAGGCTAGATTACTCTTCAGCCACAACACTAGCTGGATTCTCGCTTATTCTAGCTATAATCAGGTCTTTTAGTATACATGATAAATCTGCAAAAGTCATGGTTACTGCACCTATTCTTGTAGTTGTAGCTACTCATATTCTCTACCTCAATTTCTACAACCTTGATGAAG GACTTCACCGGAAAGTTATATCCGGAATAGGAGCGGTGGAGCTAGTGGTGTGGGGTGTATGGGCGGCTTTAACGTCGCATCCATCAAAGTGGAAGCTAAGAGCTTTCTTTGTCTCGAGCATACTCACAATGTGTCTTAGGATGCTCGATTTCCAACCGTACAAAGGCTATGTTGATGCTCATGCTCTCTGGCGAGCTGCAGGGATCCCTCTCTCTTATCTTTGGTGGAGTTTTGTCTGCGACGACGCCGTTTTCAGGACCACTGTTCTTCTCAAGAAGTCAAAGtga
- the LOC108862178 gene encoding putative non-specific lipid-transfer protein 14 isoform X2, with protein sequence MKRLFSPVVLVSLFLSLSSAICSATVENAADCVAVGTLISSCTEFVNYGYPDPVPGSSCCDAMTVLGTYSDSSDKRRWLCNCFIDLISVYNSNATAISTLSGFCGIVLGFTIDPNTDCNFIQ encoded by the exons ATGAAGAGATTATTCTCTCCAGTAGTGTTGGTGTCTCTCTTCTTATCACTCTCATCAGCTATATGTTCAGCCACCGTTGAAAACGCGGCGGACTGTGTAGCCGTCGGAACGCTGATATCCTCCTGCACTGAGTTTGTGAATTACGGCTACCCGGATCCTGTACCCGGTTCAAGCTGCTGCGACGCGATGACAGTCCTCGGAACTTACTCTGATTCTTCTGACAAGAGACGCTGGCTCTGTAACTGCTTCATTGATCTCATCAGTGTCTATAACTCAAACGCCACCGCCATCTCTACCTTGTCTGGCTTCTGCGGCATCGTTTTGGGCTTCACCATCGACCCTAACACCGACTGCAACTT caTTCAGTGA